GGTACAGACAATGAGGCCGCAGGCTGCCAATAGCTGGTTGCTGATTCCAAAGAGTGGCCAGATACTGCTTACATTTCCTGTAAACACCAGATATCCCCAGGCGAAAGTAAATAAGAGACTGCTGATGATAATTCCCGGAATCCAGTTTTTATCATTGAATTTAGGAATAACAGATCCCAACATTTCCTGTAAAAAGAAACGGCCGACTCTCGTTCCAGCATCAATGGCGGTAAGGATAAATACGGCTTCAAACATGATGGCAAAATTATACCAGTAAGCAGTCAGCTGATCCATGTACGGGATTTTATTGAAAATATGTGCCATTCCAACGGCTAATGATACCGCTCCACCTGTTCTGCCGTGAAGCTCAATGCCTATTTTTTGTGAATAATAATCAATATCCACCCCATGAAGGGCAGGATGAGCAGCAAGGAAAGCATCATAGGATTCCTTCGGTGTGTTGATAGCAAAATAATCACCGGGCATTAATGTGCATGCTGCGATCAGAGCCATTAAAGCTACAAAACCTTCTACCAGCATGGCTCCGTACCCTACAAAAAGAATTTCTTTTTCCTTGTTAAGCATTTTAGGCGTTGTTCCCGTTGCAATCACCGCATGGAAACCGGAAATAGCTCCACAGGCGATCACAATGAAAATGAAAGGAAGGACAGGACCACCGATTACAGGGCCACCACCATTTACAAATTCTGTAAGTGCAGGCATCTGTATTGTAGGATGAATCACAATTACACCCACAGCCAGCATAATAATAGTTCCTATTTTTAAGTAAGTGGAAAGGTAATCTCTGGGTACCAAAAGTAGCCAAACCGGAAGCACAGAAGCCAGAAAACCATACAGCGGAATAGCAATCGAAATGGTTTTTATATCCCATGAAAAAAGATTGTTCATCGTCTCATTCTGCATCAGGCTGTGTCCCCCAATAATTCCTGCTATTAAGAGGATACCGCCTAAAATACTGGCAAAAAGCACACTGTTTTTTCGGTATCTCATAATCAGTCCCATAATCACGGCAATAGGCATGGTAATCAATACGGTAAAAAGAGACCATGAAGCTTCATGCATTGCATTGATACAGGCTAATGATAAACCTGCAAGTGTAAGAATCAGAATGAATAAAATGGCAAATCCGGCAACGGTTCCTGTTGCTTTGCCTATCTCTTTGGAAGCAATTGTAGCGAGACTTTGTCCTTTATGCCTAACGGAAGCGAATAAAACCACCATATCATGAACGCCGCCTCCAAGTACACATCCGATTAATATCCACAATGCACCGGGAAGATATCCGAACTGGGCTGCCAGAACTGGTCCTACCAGAGGTCCTGCAGCAGCAATTGCAGCAAAATGATGCCCAAAAAGCACATTTTTATTGGTCGCTACATAATCTTTCCCGTCTGCAAATTCTACTGCGGGCGTTGTATTTTTATCATTCAGCCGAAGTACTTTATTGGCAAGGAAAATACCATAAAAACGATAGGCGATCGCAAATATAAGCACTGATACAAAGATCAGGGTTAAAGCATTGGTGTTATTCAGAAAATCCATATCATCTGTTTTTAGAATGAATAATTAAAAATTTTGAATCTTTTGTTAGGAATAATTTAAACAAAAGCCAAGTTAATTAATTCTAATATAAAAATTGATGATATGTATACTAATCTAGCAAATTAATGTTTGTACAGATTATTTATAAATTTATGTGTTTGATTATTAATTATTTGATTAAATAAAACTTCTGGAAGTATAGTTCGTATTATTTCTTTTGTGAAACAGCGAAATCCACCATCTGGTTGGTCAGTTGATCCAGGTACATTTTATCCGTTGTCCCAAAACCGTGAGTACCGTTTTCCACAATGATCAGGCTGTTTTGAATGTTTTTTCTCTTCAGTTTTCTGTGCAGTTTTTTAGACTGTTGCATCGGAACAACTTTGTCTTTATTTCCCTGCATAATCAAAGTAGGAACACCGCCTGAAACGTAGGTCAGAGGAGAAATTGTTTTAAAGTAGTCAATTGTTTTTCTTTTTTCCGTTTTAATATCGTACCCGGACAATCCTCTCACAAGATTGGTCCGGAGATCCACAATTTTTTGCGCTGCCAGTCCAAAAAAGAATACCGGTACTTTTCCCAGTCGTGTATGCAGAAGCTTATTCATATCCGAAGGTCCATAATGGTCTATTACATAATTTACCTTTGCGGAATAGGAAGATAGTTCAGGGCTTCCGGGAAATTCATTATCCGGAGTGTAGGCCGCAAGCATTGAAAGATGCGCTCCTGATGAAGCTCCAAAAAATCCAATGTTTTCAGGATCAAAATGATATTCTGCTGCATTTTTTTCTTACCCATCGTACCACGTCTTTTGTGTCTTCCAAGGGAAGCGGAAAGTGAATGCTATCATTCAGAAGAGTATAATCAATGCTGATCACTGCAAATTTTTTATCCAGCAGCTTAGAGATGAATGTTTCTATATAACTTCCATCCCTCACCATTTTGTCGCCTTTTACCCATGCGCCGCCGTGTACATAAATCAGCACAGGTATTTTGCTTTCTGAACTGCTTTTCGGGGTATAAAGATCCAGTGAAAGAGGATTCCCTTTTCTATTGGTTTTATAGACGATATTTTCTGAAACAGTAGCTTTATCAGAGAGCAGGATGCTTTTCTTCGCGGCTGGTTCGATGAGGTTTTGCGAATAACTTACATTAAATAAAGTTAAAAATAAAACAAAAAACAGGTTTATAGAAAACCTGTAGATTGATATGTTATTCGTTGATGATTTCATAGGCTATTTTTTAAGGTAGTGTATTATTTTACTAACTCCTCAAAAAGTTTACCAAACGTCTTTTCCAGGTCTTTTGATTTTCCCGGATGCGGTCTTGAGGTTTGAACTACGGAGCTTCTTACAGCCGTCAGCCAACGGAAACGTTCAGGAATATCCATCAGGGCGATAGGACCTCCTTCTTTATCGCCGTTCGCAATTTTCTGAAAACTTTCCAGATTCCTGATAATGTCTTCGTAATCAATTTTGCTGTGCATCAGCTTAAATTTATCCGGACACAGATAAAATTCTACACGGATAAATTTTTCTTTTTTCGAAAACATGACAAGTCCGATGTTGAAAAACTCTTCT
The Chryseobacterium sp. W4I1 DNA segment above includes these coding regions:
- a CDS encoding carbon starvation protein A, with amino-acid sequence MDFLNNTNALTLIFVSVLIFAIAYRFYGIFLANKVLRLNDKNTTPAVEFADGKDYVATNKNVLFGHHFAAIAAAGPLVGPVLAAQFGYLPGALWILIGCVLGGGVHDMVVLFASVRHKGQSLATIASKEIGKATGTVAGFAILFILILTLAGLSLACINAMHEASWSLFTVLITMPIAVIMGLIMRYRKNSVLFASILGGILLIAGIIGGHSLMQNETMNNLFSWDIKTISIAIPLYGFLASVLPVWLLLVPRDYLSTYLKIGTIIMLAVGVIVIHPTIQMPALTEFVNGGGPVIGGPVLPFIFIVIACGAISGFHAVIATGTTPKMLNKEKEILFVGYGAMLVEGFVALMALIAACTLMPGDYFAINTPKESYDAFLAAHPALHGVDIDYYSQKIGIELHGRTGGAVSLAVGMAHIFNKIPYMDQLTAYWYNFAIMFEAVFILTAIDAGTRVGRFFLQEMLGSVIPKFNDKNWIPGIIISSLLFTFAWGYLVFTGNVSSIWPLFGISNQLLAACGLIVCTTMLIRMNRGKYALCSAIPGVFMAGITFWAGYIQVTAIYLPKEQYLLAALAVTAMVLMLIVFIGAFIKWYQLLKIRTTVTDYYGEPVKELVER
- a CDS encoding prolyl oligopeptidase family serine peptidase, whose protein sequence is MGFFGASSGAHLSMLAAYTPDNEFPGSPELSSYSAKVNYVIDHYGPSDMNKLLHTRLGKVPVFFFGLAAQKIVDLRTNLVRGLSGYDIKTEKRKTIDYFKTISPLTYVSGGVPTLIMQGNKDKVVPMQQSKKLHRKLKRKNIQNSLIIVENGTHGFGTTDKMYLDQLTNQMVDFAVSQKK
- a CDS encoding alpha/beta hydrolase, with translation MKSSTNNISIYRFSINLFFVLFLTLFNVSYSQNLIEPAAKKSILLSDKATVSENIVYKTNRKGNPLSLDLYTPKSSSESKIPVLIYVHGGAWVKGDKMVRDGSYIETFISKLLDKKFAVISIDYTLLNDSIHFPLPLEDTKDVVRWVRKKCSRISF
- a CDS encoding DUF3037 domain-containing protein → MQEDKIYEYAVIRLVPKVEREEFFNIGLVMFSKKEKFIRVEFYLCPDKFKLMHSKIDYEDIIRNLESFQKIANGDKEGGPIALMDIPERFRWLTAVRSSVVQTSRPHPGKSKDLEKTFGKLFEELVK